In Clostridiaceae bacterium, the genomic stretch GAGAGGCTATGATGTAATGTTCCTGACGGGTACTGACGAACATGGGCAGAAAATTCAGAGAAAAGCCCAGGAAAAGGGCGTTCCCCCAAAGGAATATGTAGATAATATTGTTGATGGAATAAAAAAATTGTGGAAATTAATGAAAATAACCAATGATGATTTTATAAGAACCACTGACAAGAGACACGAAATGACCGTTCAAAAAATATTCAAGCAGCTTTATGACCAGGGAGATATATATAAAAGCGAGTATGAAGGCTGGTACTGTACTCCTTGTGAGTCTTTCTGGACGAAAACCCAGCTGGTGGACGGAAAATGTCCTGATTGCGGAAGAGAAGTTGAATTAACTAAAGAAGAGAGCTATTTTTTCAGATTATCAAAATATCAGGACAGATTAATTAAATATTTGGAGGAAAACCCTGATTTTATTCAGCCTGTTTCCAGGCAGAATGAAATGATTAATAATTTCTTAAAGCCCGGATTGGAAGATCTTTGTGTTTCTAGGACAAGTTTTGACTGGGGAATTCCTGTGTCTTTTGATAACAAGCATGTGATATATGTTTGGATAGACGCTCTTTCAAATTACATAACTGCTCTTGGATATGGTTCTGATAATGATGAAAAATTTAAAAAGTATTGGCCGGCAGATGTACATCTGGTTGGTAAGGAAATTGTACGTTTCCATACTATTATATGGCCGGCAATGCTTATGGCTCTTGGACTTCCCTTGCCAAAACAGGTATTTGGACATGGCTGGCTAATACTTGAGGGAGGCAAAATGTCAAAATCCAAGGGAAATGTTATAGACCCTGTGACTTTGGTTGAAAAGTACGGTCTTGATGCTGTAAGGTACTTCTTATTAAGAGAAGTTCCTTTCGGCTCTGATGGAGTGTTTTCTAATGAATCTTTAATAAACAGAATTAATTCTGATTTGGCAAATGATTTAGGAAATCTGGTAAGCAGAACTGTTGCCATGATAGATAAGTATTTTGGAGGAGTTTTGCCAAGTCAAAAAAATTCCGGGGAATATGATGAAGATTTAATTAATGTTGTCATCCAGACTTCCGGTAAAGTTGAAGAGCTTATGGACAAGTTGCAGTTTAGTTCGGCACTGGCTGAAATATGGAAAGCCATAGCAAGAACAAATAAATATATAGATGAAACCATGCCCTGGGTTCTTGCCAAAGATGAGTCAAAGAAAGCAAGACTGGCAGCAGTTTTATATAATCTGGCGGAAAGTATAAGGATTATTTCTATCCTGATTCAGCCATTTATGCCTGAAACACCTGAAAAAATATGGAAACAGCTTGGGATACTTCAAAATTGTGATTTGACATGGGATAGTTCAAAGAGGTGGGGAGTTTACCCTGAAAATGCTGTAGTAGAAAAGGGAGAAGTTATTTTCCCAAGAATAGACCTTGAGAAAGAGCTTATGCATTTAGAGGAAATTACGGAAGCTAATAAAGCAGCCAATTCAGCCGCTGCTTATAAGACTTCTGAAAAAGTTTCAGAAACAGGTGGTAAAGCACAGGAAAAACCAAGTGAAGATTCAAATAATGGTATTATTACTATAGATCAATTTGCAAAAACCGATTTAAGAGTTGCGAAAGTTGTGGAAGCAGAAAAGGTTGAAGGAGCCGATAAGTTATTGAGGTTGAAATTGCAGTTAGGGGATGAAATAAGACAGGTTGTTTCAGGAATTGCCAAATGGTATTCTCCTGAAGAATTAATAGGCAGGAATTTAATTCTGGTAGCCAATCTGAAACCTGTAAAAATAAGAGGAATTGAGTCCCAGGGAATGATTCTGGCGGCTTCCGAAGGTAATAACCTGTCACTGTTGACTGTTGATAAAGATATTAAATCAGGTACAAAAATCTCCTGACAGATTTATATTTTAAGATATTAGATTTAGAATTTAAAATTAATAGCGAATAATTACAGGACGGTTTAAAAATGTTATTTGATACTCACGCCCATTATGATGATGAGGCATACAATGAGGATAGGAAAGAAGTATTAAGAAGAGCCTTTGAAAGCGGCGTTACTTACATTCTGTGTGCTTCCTGCGATGTAACTACCTCTGTTCACAACATAGCCATAGCAAAGGAGTATGAGTTTGTGTATGCCTCTGTGGGCATTCACCCTCATGACGTTGGTAATGCAACTGAAAATGATATTGAAACCCTCATAAAGTTGGGGATGGAGGATAAAGTAGTAGCTGTAGGGGAGATAGGCTTAGACTATTATTACAACAATTCTCCAAGAGAGCTTCAGAAACATTGGTTCAGACTCCAAATAGACGCCGCTAAAAGACTTAAACTTCCTATAATAGTCCATAATAGGGATGCCCATGAAGATTCGTTGAAAATTATTAAAGAAGAAAAAGCAAGTGAAGTTGGTGGGGTATTCCATTGTTATTCCGGAAGCGTTGAAATGGCAAGAGAACTGCTTAAGAATAATTTTTATATATCAATAGCAGGTCCGGTAACATTTAAAAATGCCAAAAAGATATTAGAAGTAGCAAAAATTATTCCTGATGACAGATTGTTGATTGAAACAGATTGCCCATATCTGACTCCGGAACCTTACCGGGGAAAAAGAAATGAATCTGCCTATGTAAGGTTTGTTGCAGAAAAAATTGCTGAGATAAGGGGAACAACTTTTGAGCATATTGCTGAAATAACAAGAGAAAACGGAAAAAGGCTGTTTAGGATCAAGTAAACAGAGTCAATGGGGGTTAAATATGAAAAAACTGGTTCTTATTGTCGTTTGGTTGTTGCTTATAGCAGTTTTTGTTGTTTTAAACTATCTGATATGGGATCGGGAAAATAAAGAAAAAGACATCGAGAGCCTTGAAAGTCTGAATGCCAGCAACAGTTCAAGTATTGCAGCCCTGGGAAGAGAAATCAATAATCTTGAAACAGAGAAAAAACGAATGGAATCAGAAATATTTGACTTGAAGAAAAAAATTTCGGATCTGGAAGATGCAAATAAAAAAATTGAGGAAGATAACAAGAAAAATCTCGAAATAATCCAGCGGAAAAATGAAACAATCTATACGCTTATTCAGCAATCAGGCACAAAAGATATTGAAAAAGCCATCATAAATTGGGTAGATAGTATAAATGCCGGAAATTATGATGAGGCATATAAATTAATAAGACTAAGACCTTCCAGTAATCAAGTTTTAATGAGCCCCAAGGAATTTGCTGATAATTATAAAAACAGTATAAAAAGTATTAAAATCGAATCTATGGAATTTCTTCCTGAGGATATATTAGATAATAAAAAAGGAGATATTGTATTTAAAGTACAGTTTATTATAGAGAAATCCGAAGGTTTTGACAGATCATTTACTGATTTTTCTGAAGGATTGAATGAAAGATATATTACAGTGGATTATTCAAAAGAAATGGAACAGTGGATGATCTCAGGAATTTTCACAGCCTATTAACATAATTAACATAAATAAAATTATCACAAATTACTTCCAGGTTCATATAATGTACTAATAGCAGGGGAAATTATGGGTTTATGTATTTCCCAAGCTAGCTATGAAATTATATGCTGGAGGGATAAGTAAATGAAAGAAGAAAATAAAATGAAAGAAATGGGCAATAGATCTGGCGAAAGAAAGAGTGCTGCATCACAAGCAGCGAAGGTTCCGCAACAGGCTGAAGTACCTCAGATGATGGAAATACCTATGCCCACCCAGGCGCAAGAAGCTTTCCCTAGCCATGATATATACGATGTATCAGGTATGTATGGAATGCAGCCGATGCTTCATAATGGTATGCCTATGATGATGCAGAATGATTACATGTGCCCGACACCAGAAACATACCATATGCCTGAATCATATGTAATGCCACAGCAATATCAGATTCCTCAGATGTATATGGGACCGATGATTTGCTGTCCTATTCTGAAACAGTTACAGTGTCCTATAATAATGAATGGATACGGAATGAACGGCATGGGCGGTATGGGAATGCCTAGATGGTAATTATTTCAGGCAAGGAGAGAAGTAATCAAAATAATAATGTAAAAAGTAGTCAGCATTAAGAGGTAGTATAGGGTTATAAACAAGCCAGTATAGAGAGCAGTTTACTTCTGCTCTTTTTTATTAAGCAGTGCTTTGATTAATGGCAATGCATTCACTTATCATTCATTTTAATATTAGATTTATAGAACTCTGCCATATTATGTTATATAATTTATTTTGTAAAGGTGATACCTGGATAAAGGAGGATATACTCTTGAATACTTATTTTATAAAAACTGAGGTTGACAGGATCTTTTATTCTGAATATCTTGAAGAACGCATGCCGTCAAAGATTTTTGATGCACATGTACATATAAACTTAAAGTCCCATGTGGAAGGAGTTACACCAGAAAGAATAAAGACAGACTGGGCTCTTGAGTGCGGTATCGTACTTCCCTGTGAAGATGCATATGCCTGCGCTGAGGAATTATATCCTGGTGTTGAATACAAGATAGCTGGAATGCCATGGCCAATAAAAGAAGCAGATTTAAAAGCAAATAATGAATACCTGTCTCAGAAAAAGTCAGAAGGCAAACTGACACCTTTTATGAGTTTAGCACCTGACTGGGATATAGAAGAAACAGAGGAATTTCTGGTAAATGGCGGGTTTATAGGCTTTAAACCATATCCTGATATGGTTTCAGGTAAAAAAGGTGCGGATATAAGCATATTTGATTTTATAACAAGGGAACAGCTTAAACTGCTTGACAAGTATAAAAGAGCGCTCATGCTCCATCTGCCACGGAAAGAAAGATTAGCAGATCCTGACAATGTCAGGGAATTAATGGAAATAAGAGAGAAATATCCGGAAATAAAAATTGTTATTGCTCATTTTGGCAGAGCTTTCTGTCCCTATTATCTGGAAAAGGGGCTTGAAATGATGAGTGGGGCAGAAGGTTTCTATTTTGACACTACTGGAGTAATAAATCCGGCAGTCTATAGACTGGCTTTTGAAAAAATACCTGTTGATAAAATATTATATGGTTCCGATATGCCTATATTTTTCTGGCATGGAAAAAGAAAGTGGACTGAAAGAGATTATTTTAACTTGTGCAGAGAAGATTTTTCCTGGAACAAACACCTGGAATCTCCGGAAGAAGAAGCAAAATATACATTCTTCTTATACGAACAAATGAAATCTATACTTGATACAGCTGATGAAATCGGATTTACTGACCGGGAAAAAGATAAAATTTTTTACGATAATTTGTACAATTTGGTTAACAACATTTAAATTTACCTCATGTGCAGAAGTTAAGAATTAATTAAAGAATTTATTATTGATGTTTAATATTTCAGAAATCACAGCAAACTCATTTCTTTTAAAAGTGAAATTGCTGTGATTTCTTAAAGTATTATACTATTTTCCCTGCATTAGCAGATATACAACTTGTCTCAGTAATGTATGTATAACTTGTCATATTTTTTTAAAAATAGAATATACATAAAACATGGTTTAAGACAAAGCCAACAAACTGACAGGTAAAAATAAAGGAGGCAATGCCATTGTTTTATGATATTTAAGGGTATGTATATTTTATCAAAAACAGGTAAATAATTACAATATAAGTAATATAATGGGAATATAATTGACAAAAAGATTCTAATAATTTAAAATGGCAACAAGTCCCTTATTATTAATATTTAATAGGAGGAACTTATTTTGAAGCCGATAGAAAAAAATATAAAAAGGCTAATAAAATCTACAGAAAGGATTATTGCTGTTGGTGTATTAATAATAGTTACTTTAGCAGGTTTAGGTTTATTCGAATATCTAAGAAGAGATGTGGTAATTAGCTGTGGTACGGAAAGAATTGTGCTAAAGACTATGAAAAACACTGTAGAAGAAGTTTTGGAAGAAGCCGGAGTTGAAGTTGTACCTGATGATTATATAAGTGTACCTCTTGACTCCATATTACATAAGACAAAAATCAATGATATACAAATAAAAAAAGCTGTACCGGTTTATGTAGAAGTGGATGGACAGGAAATCAAACTTATGAGCTGTAAGGAAACCGTAAAAGATGCTCTTGCAGCCGGCGGTATTAACTTATCACCGTTAGACAGGCTTGAATATGCAGATCTTGACGATATAGTAGTTGAAAACATGAAACTAAAAATCGTCAGGGTGGATGTAAGAGAAGTAAATGAAGAAATTCCCATTCCTTATCAGGTAGTAATGAGAGAAAACGATAAATTGGAACATGGTAAGGAAAAAGTTGTTCGTCAGGGAGAAGAAGGAGTTGAGCAAAAAACATATAAGGTGGTCTATGAGGATGGCAAAGAAGTAAAAAGAGAGCTGCTTATTCAAAAAATATTGTCAGCTCCCATTGACAAGATTGTAGAGATAGGCACTATGCTCACCTATAAGACTGCCAGAGGAGATACTATAAGATATTCAAAGGTCCTTAATATGAGAGCCACTGCTTACACCTCCTCCTTTGAAGATACAGGAAAGAATCCTGATCATCCACAATTTGGTATCACCTACACAGGTATTAAGGCAAAAAAAGGAGTAATTGCCGTTGATCCAAAGGTGATACCACTGGGAACCAAAGTATATGTAGAAGTTGCCGGGAGCACACCTGATTATGGGTATGCTGTGGCAGCAGATATAGGGGGTGCAATAAAAGGCGATTTGATAGACCTGTATTTTGAAGATGTTGAAACAGTTAGATCTTGGGGTATAAAAAGAGTAAAGGTTTATATCCTTGAAGAGTAGATGTGTTTTAAAAGAATCTTAAATTATAATCATATTATGAATTAAATTATGGATTAGCATATTTCAAAAACAAATCATTATAAAATAAGGGACTAAATTCTAAAGCCGGGTAAATCCCGGCTTTGCTTTAATAAATTATTAGCATAGTGAAAATAAAATGAGGTTGGGTATGGAAAATAGTACTGGCAGCCCTAAATATAGCTGTATTAACACCAGAGAAATTATAAAAAAACATAATATTAGATTGTCAAAAAGCCTGGGGCAAAACTTTCTTACAAGTATAGATGCAGTCAGGAAGATTGCTGATGCAGCAGAGATCAGTAAAAGAGATTTTATTATAGAAATAGGCCCTGGAATAGGTAACTTAACAGTTGAGCTTGCAGATAGGTGCCATAAAGTCCTTGCAATAGAAATAGACCGGCGCCTTATTCCTGCCCTTGAAGAAAACATTTCCGGTTTATCAAATGTCAGGATTATTAATGAAGATTTTTTGAAGGTCAATTTAGCAGAATATGTTTGTAAAGATAACAATATCTGTTCTTCTGAATCAGGATATACCAATATTAAGATTGTGGCAAATCTTCCATATTACATTACAACACCAATCATTTTAAAACTAATAGAGGAAAAATTACCTTTGGACATGCTTGTTCTTATGGTTCAGAAAGAAGTTGAGAAAAGGATAACTGCCAGCCCCGGAGAAAAAAACTACGGGATATTATCGGTAGCAGTACAATGTTTTTATAATATAGAAAAAGCTTTAAACATACCGAGGCATTGCTTTTTCCCACAACCAGATGTGGATTCTGTAGTTCTTAAAATGAATAGGAAGAAGGAATCTTTAATATTACAATCTCAAAAAGATACATTTCTTAAAGTTCTAAAGTGTTCTTTCAGCCACAGAAGAAAAACAATAATTAATTCTTTGAAAGATTCAGAGTTATTCGTGGGAAATGAAACCATGATCAGGCAGACTTTAAACATGTTGGGAATAGAAGAGTCTGTGAGAGCCGAAGCACTTCCTGTTCTGCAGTTTGTCAGGCTTGCAAAGACCATATCAAATATGGACAAAGGGTAATCTTATTTTTGCAATAAATAGTGTTGTTAAATCCCTATTCCAGCATATATATAGTATAAAAGAGATTTGAATACTCAAGTTTTTATGTATGTTTGGAATAGGGGGCAATGCTGTGGTTGAAAGATATAAATTCCAGAGAAATTATTATATTTTTGAAGTTGAAGATGCTGAATATGGAGCTGGTAAGGAACCAATAGGTTATATAAAAATAGAAATCAGAAAAGGCAAAGGAAAGCTGTCTGCTTTAGTTCAGGATATAAAGAATACTATTGGTTTCATCTATAATTTATGTGCTTTTGATTGCAGCAGAAATGATATTTTCAAAGCGGATATATGCAATATAGAAGTGATTAACAATAAAGCGGAAGTACAGCTGGAATTTAATCCCTATGACTTTTTTAACAGTGGAAGAAGCATAGATAATTTTTCAGTATTCGCACTTCTTGTGGAACCCAAAGGTTCTGAGAGACTTAAGATAATTTGTCCTCTTGCTGCCTATAAGGATAAGAAAGAAGATTGGAGAGGCAAGCTGAGAACAAAAACAAATAAAAATTATATAGAAAACACTAAAGAAAGATATGAGGAGAAACATCAGGAAAACCAGGAAGAATTAATACAAAAAAGCGAGAGAACTGAAGAATATAAAGAAAAAGAAAAGAAAGAACAAATAGAAGAACATAAGGAAGAACGGATAGAAAAAAATAGAAAAGAATGTACAGGAAAACAAGAAGAAGATATAAAGAAAGAGTACATACAAGAGTATAATAATGAAAATAAAAAAGAATATATAGATGAGAACAAAGAAGAAGGCAAAGGGGAAGATAAAAGAGAAGATGTAGAGGATAATAAAGAAGTTGCAAAAGATATTAAGGAGAAAGACAAAGAGGATTACAAGGTAGAATCCAAAAAGGAAAATAATAGTTATGAAGGAAATTTTAAAGGAGATAATGTTCCAGTAGAGGAAAACAAGGCTCCAAGTGAAGAACAGGGAAAAAAGAATTTAGGTCAGGAGTATAGGGAAAGACAAAGTCCCAGATACTGGCACTGCCCTGCAGGAATTTCCTCCTGTACTGATTGTGCATTTTTTAAAGAAAGAGAAAGAGCCCAGATAGAAGCTGGTACAAACAAAACCTTCGATTTTGGAGCTTTGGCTGAGTATTTTGATAAGTATTTTGAAAAGTCAGATCCTTTCAACAGCAGGAGAAAAGACTACAGGTGGTGGGAAGTAAGTACTCTGGTCTATCTAAACAATATACTCTATCAATTCGGGATTAAAACAACCGACCTGTTTAATACAAATGTAATGAGGGCACATCTTAAATACCGGCACTTAATTGTGGGTATATATACTGACAGAATAAGGCACAGAGGGTATGTTGTATTCGGTATACCAGGAGTATATAGTGTGGATACCAGGCCTCTTGGCAGTGCCTGCAGATGGGTTCAGCTAAAAGGCAACAGACCCAGAGAAGGAGCTTTTGGATACTGGCTTGCCTATTATGAACCGGAAAGTGGAGAATTCCTGAATTTTAGCTAATAAAAGTATTTAAAAAACATAAAATATTTCGAACCCCAATTATTATTCATATGTTTTTTTACTTGTCTAACTGCTGTTCGGCAAAATCGCCGGTAATAGGCAGTTTATACATTTCGCCTCTGTACGCTTTAATCATGAGGATAAGCCAGAGAATAACCTCCAGTATCCAGATTATTGATTTAATTAGTGGCCCTAAAAATGGTATAATTCCTATAATAT encodes the following:
- the metG gene encoding methionine--tRNA ligase; its protein translation is MSKGTFYITTPIYYPSDKLHIGHSYTTVAADAMARYKRLRGYDVMFLTGTDEHGQKIQRKAQEKGVPPKEYVDNIVDGIKKLWKLMKITNDDFIRTTDKRHEMTVQKIFKQLYDQGDIYKSEYEGWYCTPCESFWTKTQLVDGKCPDCGREVELTKEESYFFRLSKYQDRLIKYLEENPDFIQPVSRQNEMINNFLKPGLEDLCVSRTSFDWGIPVSFDNKHVIYVWIDALSNYITALGYGSDNDEKFKKYWPADVHLVGKEIVRFHTIIWPAMLMALGLPLPKQVFGHGWLILEGGKMSKSKGNVIDPVTLVEKYGLDAVRYFLLREVPFGSDGVFSNESLINRINSDLANDLGNLVSRTVAMIDKYFGGVLPSQKNSGEYDEDLINVVIQTSGKVEELMDKLQFSSALAEIWKAIARTNKYIDETMPWVLAKDESKKARLAAVLYNLAESIRIISILIQPFMPETPEKIWKQLGILQNCDLTWDSSKRWGVYPENAVVEKGEVIFPRIDLEKELMHLEEITEANKAANSAAAYKTSEKVSETGGKAQEKPSEDSNNGIITIDQFAKTDLRVAKVVEAEKVEGADKLLRLKLQLGDEIRQVVSGIAKWYSPEELIGRNLILVANLKPVKIRGIESQGMILAASEGNNLSLLTVDKDIKSGTKIS
- a CDS encoding TatD family hydrolase produces the protein MLFDTHAHYDDEAYNEDRKEVLRRAFESGVTYILCASCDVTTSVHNIAIAKEYEFVYASVGIHPHDVGNATENDIETLIKLGMEDKVVAVGEIGLDYYYNNSPRELQKHWFRLQIDAAKRLKLPIIVHNRDAHEDSLKIIKEEKASEVGGVFHCYSGSVEMARELLKNNFYISIAGPVTFKNAKKILEVAKIIPDDRLLIETDCPYLTPEPYRGKRNESAYVRFVAEKIAEIRGTTFEHIAEITRENGKRLFRIK
- a CDS encoding amidohydrolase family protein yields the protein MNTYFIKTEVDRIFYSEYLEERMPSKIFDAHVHINLKSHVEGVTPERIKTDWALECGIVLPCEDAYACAEELYPGVEYKIAGMPWPIKEADLKANNEYLSQKKSEGKLTPFMSLAPDWDIEETEEFLVNGGFIGFKPYPDMVSGKKGADISIFDFITREQLKLLDKYKRALMLHLPRKERLADPDNVRELMEIREKYPEIKIVIAHFGRAFCPYYLEKGLEMMSGAEGFYFDTTGVINPAVYRLAFEKIPVDKILYGSDMPIFFWHGKRKWTERDYFNLCREDFSWNKHLESPEEEAKYTFFLYEQMKSILDTADEIGFTDREKDKIFYDNLYNLVNNI
- a CDS encoding DUF348 domain-containing protein, giving the protein MKRLIKSTERIIAVGVLIIVTLAGLGLFEYLRRDVVISCGTERIVLKTMKNTVEEVLEEAGVEVVPDDYISVPLDSILHKTKINDIQIKKAVPVYVEVDGQEIKLMSCKETVKDALAAGGINLSPLDRLEYADLDDIVVENMKLKIVRVDVREVNEEIPIPYQVVMRENDKLEHGKEKVVRQGEEGVEQKTYKVVYEDGKEVKRELLIQKILSAPIDKIVEIGTMLTYKTARGDTIRYSKVLNMRATAYTSSFEDTGKNPDHPQFGITYTGIKAKKGVIAVDPKVIPLGTKVYVEVAGSTPDYGYAVAADIGGAIKGDLIDLYFEDVETVRSWGIKRVKVYILEE
- the rsmA gene encoding 16S rRNA (adenine(1518)-N(6)/adenine(1519)-N(6))-dimethyltransferase RsmA — encoded protein: MENSTGSPKYSCINTREIIKKHNIRLSKSLGQNFLTSIDAVRKIADAAEISKRDFIIEIGPGIGNLTVELADRCHKVLAIEIDRRLIPALEENISGLSNVRIINEDFLKVNLAEYVCKDNNICSSESGYTNIKIVANLPYYITTPIILKLIEEKLPLDMLVLMVQKEVEKRITASPGEKNYGILSVAVQCFYNIEKALNIPRHCFFPQPDVDSVVLKMNRKKESLILQSQKDTFLKVLKCSFSHRRKTIINSLKDSELFVGNETMIRQTLNMLGIEESVRAEALPVLQFVRLAKTISNMDKG